The following nucleotide sequence is from Apium graveolens cultivar Ventura chromosome 4, ASM990537v1, whole genome shotgun sequence.
GAAAATATCTAAACCgaatttaattcaaaataaatcttgtttgATTTTTATCTGAATTTCATCTACTTTTAATTTGAATTAGACCAAGCCGAATTATATTTGATCCGATCCGAATTATCTccaattatattataatttgaaagTAAAGCCGATCCCAAATTAATTTGATCCCAAATTAATTTGATCCAAAATCGATATGGTTATCCGATTTATAAGGTCAATTTGACATGCATGTATAATGCCAACCAAATCTCACTCTCGCGTGCATGTATTTTATGAACTGTGAAGTGGTGGTGCATGGACGAACCCAGCCAAGTAACGTGAAAAGTAAACGCCAAATTAAAAAAGAGCTTTTCCGTATATCACGTTCTTCGCGTTTCTGGATAATTATCAAGTTTCTTATTCAGTTATtcctttatatatttttttattatgaATAGTTGCTAATTAACAAGTTAATAACCATACTTTGCGCAGAATATATGTTTAAGTTAAGTCTCAATTGATTAATCTGACTTGGTATAACCAATAAATTCGTGTTCAATCAGTATTCACGTTGTTGTGCTAATAACGCCAACTCATATGCTAGTAGTCAAGAAACTTTTCTCTGGTCCCGTAATTACTAATCAGGTTGTACAGTATGTTAAAAATCAGATCAAAGCTGATGAATTCAAAATTGTTCTCGGATGTGTTTTAATTTCGGGGAGCGCATaattatactccctccgtcccgttaAATATTATACGTTCATTGTTTGAACGTATTTCGAgacttttataaaatataattttataatgttttttttttaaaaaaaattcttgaataaaagtttaaatataaaacttttattaaggaaaataaatttaaaaatattatggaGTTATATTTTAAATCAGTATTGAAAAACGTATCAAAAGTAATGTATAAAATTCGATGGCAGCGAGTACAATATATGCACTGGCTCgtttattttttcaaaaatacaCAATCAGTTAGATCATGTTGAAAATGGTTTTAGAACTACGTGTACCATAGAAATTCAAATACTCCCtctattttttaatatatgaCGTTTGACTTTTTGGTACATATATTTAGAAGGGTCGACCACATAactataattattatatttaagaaattttttttgaataaaaatatgagatcaaaacttttattcataaaaagaaatttgaaaaaaattattttaactatacgGTCAAACTTTTTAAATATGTGTGTCAGAAATTCAAATGTCATATATAAAAAATAGAGAAAGTATTTCGAAAAGAAAATTTATCACAAAAAATTGCACTGATGCCAATAAACGGAGAGTTACACAAACTATGACACGCCTTGATTTCAGGAAATATAACTGATCGTTAAATTAATCTTGGCACATTAATGAACAAAAGTAATGCAGATCTAAATAGAAGTTTAGTAGTAGTATTAAATAAAGATGTAGTAAAATAAGTAGGGGTGTAAGGCTCGGCTCGAACTCGATTAAAATAGTTCGGGTTTGAGTAGTTCGATCGAGCCTTTAATTTTAAGGTCGAAACTCGGCTCGTAAAAGGTTCGGtaggctcgagttcggctcgaaaactcgaattaattcactaaatattaacaaaaatttgaaatatgatcggttcgactcgagttcgactcgataaaaataaataatctataaaaatttttaaatatttacataaaaatatatttataataaaaaaattaaaaaataatagaGACTTCATAAGGCTCGCGAACCTTACGAGCCGAATAATTTGAAGCTCGAGTTCGACTCGgttaaaaactagtaaaagtcGAGCTCGAGCTCGGATCGATTATTTTTTAGCCGAATTCGAATTTTTTACGAACCGAGTTCAAGTAGCTCATGAACAGTTTGGCTCGTTTATAGACCTAGTAAAATGTAGTAAGAAATAGAAAGGAAGACGCACAAACGCTACGGCTATAAGTGCGGTAAAGGCACAGAACAAGTCCTGCACCTCACACGCCTCCCTCTTTCTCTTGCCTTAACCTTTGCTCTCGCGTGTTCTGTTCTCTCACTTATTTATATAACTCTCTCCCTCCTATCTCTCATACTCTCCCTAACTCTGCACTCTTTTACATTTTCTTCAACCATGGCTACTGCTTCTCCTCCTTTGAAAGATGAGCTAGACATTGTTATACCAACTATTAGAAACTTGGATTTCTTGGAAATGTGGAGGCCTTTCTTTCAGCCTTATCATCTCATCATTGTTCAGGATGGTGATCCTTCTAAGACCATCAAAGTTCCTGATGGTTTTAAGTATGATCTCTATAATCGTAACGACATTAACAAGATTCTTGGTCCTAAGGCTTCTTGCATTTCCTTTAAGGACTCTGCTTGTCGTTGTTTCGGTTACATGGTTTCTAAGAAGAAGTATATTTTCACCATTGATGATGATTGCTTCGTGAGTAACAAATTTCTACATTTCATACTATATTATGTCTAGCCTATTCAAATATTATTTAACATTTGGTTGATCCAGCTTCAGGTCTTGCTGAATTTATGTTTTCCCCTTTAATTACTGCTCCCTacgtccctcccaaatgtttacatttgggtggggcCCTACGTCCCTCTcaaatatttatatttgggtggggcgcggagttcaagaaaaaaatgataaaatagtggaaaaaagttgaaaaaatgagtaaagtagtgggaccgattaatattatatgtataaagtggtaTAGTGGAGGAAAGCAGTGGatgtagttaatttaaaaattataaaaactttactatttttgaaaaattttgaaatgtaaataaTTGGAAGAGATATCCAAAAAGAAAAGTATAAACAAATGGGAGTGTAGAAAAAGTAAAATATAGCTTCTTTTTCATGTTATGTGTCCATCCTGAAATGATGTTACATACTTAGGAGTTATATATATTACATGTCTCTGAATGTTTTTTTTTGTGCATTTTTATAAGGTTGCAAAAAATCCAAGCGGTCAAGACATTAATGCATTGGAGCAACACATCAAGAATTTACTCTGTCCATCCTCTCCCTACTTCTTCAACACCCTGTATGATCCCTATGCAGATGGTGCTGATTTCGTCCGTGGCTATCCTTTCAGCCTTCGAGAGGGTGTTCCAACTGCTGTTTCACATGGTCTCTGGCTTAACATTCCTGATTATGATGCGCCTACACAACTTGTGAAGCCTAGTGAGAGGAACAAGAGGTCTGCTGTTCTCTACCCACATATTTGCATGTATGTTTAAGTGTGATAGTTTCTGTTATCGTAAATTAATATCCTTCTGAGTTAGGTATGTGGACGCAGTAATGACCATACCAAAGAGTACATTGTTTCCAATGTGTGGTATGAATTTGGCATTTGATCGCGATCTCATTGGCCCTGCCATGTACTTTGGTCTTATGGGTGACGGCCAGCCTATTGGTCGTTACGACGATATGTGGGCAGGCTGGTGTGTCAAGGTGCATTTCAACCTTCCTTTAGTTGTCTCCTTATTTTTACAATGCAATCTCAAAATATACAAACTTGCATCATATGGACAATACTGATCTCTGAAATCTACTAATTGttaaatttttatttgatttcttATCTCGTTTACAGGTAATCTGTGACCATTTGGGACTTGGAGTTAAGACTGGGCTTCCCTACATATGGCACAGCAAAGCAAGCAATCCATTTGTGAACTTGAAAAAGGAGTACAAAGGCATTTTCTGGCAAGAAGAGATCATTCCATTTTTTCAAGCAGCTGTCCTTCCAAAGGAATGCACTACTGTTCAAGCTTGCTACATCGAGTTGTCCAAGCAAGTTAAGGAAAAGCTTGGCAAGATTGACCCTTACTTTACTAAGCTCAGCGACGCTATGGTCACGTGGATTGAAGCCTGGGATGAACTAAACCCTCCTAAAGATTTGAAAGTGGCCAACGGCAAGTGAAGCGTTAGACAAAAAATGACAGTCTTTTCTAGGCTTCATATAATAGTGTTTTACCGTGTTACATTACCATATGTCTTCTACAGTTTACTTAGTTAACTTGGTCGTGTAATCATGTTCGGGGTGATCTCTTGAATTTACAAAATGAACAAGTAATGTAATACATATTATATTTCCGATTATGAGCATACAAGAATAAATTCATAGTTGATTTACTTTCAAATTGAAACTTACTCATTATTAACTGCTAACTCCGTTCCACGAGAAAATTTGCATAGTCATTGGATACGGAGGACAAAACAATacaaaataatcaataaaataagGGAAACAATCAGTAGTTAAGcattaatttaataaaaaggTACAAAGTAATTAGCTAAAAGGGGAAAATAATACAACAGCCCGTCCAAATTACAATAAAAGTTGGCTCCATCAAAATTTGGCTCCAAAAGTGAAAAACACATGTACAAACTAAATTTTcaaaatatacatataaatacACCCATCTACCAAAGGTAGAAAATGGCAGCTACATTTTCAAATTCGGGAGATTCAAGTGATGCTTTAATTTCAGGTTCAGTTATAGGCACTGCAAAAGGAAAGAGATTGTCAAATAcagaaaaaaattaaattcttcaAGTACTATCAATAAACTACAACAATACGAAGCTCAAAAAAGAAATGATAAAAAATCTTGCCTTTCAAGGAGAGTGACAATTTCAAAGATATGGAGAGTGGTTTTATAATCAATAAAAATTGGTGAAGTTCCTAATATGCAAAGAAAATATAAAGATACTTGCCATCGATATATAGTAGAAAATGTACATCAATTCCTTGCATTTAAGAACAAATTTTAGAACACTTTCTTGTCACCTAAATCTACCGTTCAATGGCTGATTTAGAAAGGAAAAATCACATCGCATTTTTTTCTATAATTCATATACACTAAAATATGAAGAGAACAATACAAAAGTACTATTTGACGAATTAAACTGAACCTCCAAATCAAAGAGATTTATAACCAAAATAATGTTTATGAGTGTATTGCTTAACCTAGGTATGATGAAAATGGTACTTGTATTTTGATGGGAAAATAGGAGTATTTCCTTTCATAATTGAGGAACCATCAGTTAGAGCAAGTAAAAATAGGGTCACGGGTGTtatagaattttttttaaattatgtttttTAAACAAAAATATTCAACTTTGATACTTTTATGGATAACTagtatttatataaaaatattttacaCCAACTACTTGGTTAGatttaaaattagttttataaatgtaatttttttaatttactAACAATGTTTTTGCTAAAACTttgtttttaaataaaaaatgagaaaaattacttacttctaaaaattttaaaatatatattttaagcTCCAATTATCTTCATATACTAATTATCTTCATATACTCAGTTCAGAGGGTGAATTCAATCATTTTAAGGATTTTTCAAATTTTGAGAATTAAGTTGAATTTGATTTGaattttaagtaattcatcaaATTTTGAATATACTAAATTTTTATTGTAAAATTTTCTTTAAAATCTAGGATATTATATCGGCTATAAAATATAAAACAATAACCTAATATttcatattttattatgtttatttatattttttgaaaGAGTTAATTCTATAAGATTTTGAAATATTATATCAAACTAGCATAATAATTAGTGTTAGGTACAACTATTTTTTAGCAATGCTCTCTTGAATTTCAGTTTACACGGGTTTTgttagaaaataaattatattgtCTTTCATTATTTATTTGAAGTGTACGAAAAATGtcacttaaaaataatttatactCAATACAGTAATTGTTTAATCATGTTCGAGTGATCTTTTAAATTTACAAGATGTACAAGTAATGTATTACATCTTATATTTCCTATTCTGAGCATACAAGAATAAATTCATAGTTGATTTCCTTTCAA
It contains:
- the LOC141718600 gene encoding putative UDP-arabinopyranose mutase 1 translates to MATASPPLKDELDIVIPTIRNLDFLEMWRPFFQPYHLIIVQDGDPSKTIKVPDGFKYDLYNRNDINKILGPKASCISFKDSACRCFGYMVSKKKYIFTIDDDCFVAKNPSGQDINALEQHIKNLLCPSSPYFFNTLYDPYADGADFVRGYPFSLREGVPTAVSHGLWLNIPDYDAPTQLVKPSERNKRYVDAVMTIPKSTLFPMCGMNLAFDRDLIGPAMYFGLMGDGQPIGRYDDMWAGWCVKVICDHLGLGVKTGLPYIWHSKASNPFVNLKKEYKGIFWQEEIIPFFQAAVLPKECTTVQACYIELSKQVKEKLGKIDPYFTKLSDAMVTWIEAWDELNPPKDLKVANGK